The proteins below come from a single Ruegeria sp. THAF33 genomic window:
- the argC gene encoding N-acetyl-gamma-glutamyl-phosphate reductase, whose translation MTHKIAILGASGYTGAELVRLIAEHPNMEIAALAAERKAGMTMAQVFPHLRHMDLPDLCKISEIDFSRIDLCFCALPHKTSQEVISALPKDLKIIDLSADFRLTDPDEYEKWYGNPHTALEQQEEAVYGLTEFYRDEIRGARLVAGTGCNAATGQYVLRPLVSAGVIDLDDIVLDLKCAVSGAGRSLKENLLHAELSEGTNAYAVGGTHRHLGEFDQEFSKLAGRSVHVQFTPHLIPANRGILATTYVKGDPNSIYETLAKAYADEPFIQMLRMGETPSTHHVRGSNFCHIGVVADRIERRANVIAALDNLTKGSSGQALQNANLMLGETETRGLMMAPLFP comes from the coding sequence ATGACCCATAAAATCGCAATTCTGGGCGCTTCGGGCTATACCGGTGCGGAATTGGTGCGGCTGATCGCCGAACACCCCAACATGGAAATCGCCGCGCTGGCCGCCGAACGCAAGGCGGGGATGACCATGGCGCAGGTTTTCCCGCATCTGCGCCACATGGACCTGCCGGATCTTTGCAAGATTTCCGAGATCGATTTTTCCCGGATCGATCTGTGCTTTTGTGCCCTTCCGCACAAGACAAGCCAGGAAGTGATCAGTGCGCTGCCCAAGGATCTGAAGATCATCGATCTGTCTGCTGACTTCCGGCTGACTGACCCGGATGAATATGAAAAGTGGTACGGAAACCCGCATACCGCTCTCGAGCAGCAGGAAGAGGCCGTTTATGGCCTGACCGAGTTCTATCGCGACGAAATCCGGGGCGCGCGGCTGGTGGCGGGCACAGGGTGCAACGCGGCAACCGGTCAATACGTTCTGAGGCCGCTTGTTTCTGCCGGGGTGATTGATCTGGACGATATCGTGCTGGATCTGAAATGTGCTGTATCCGGGGCAGGGCGGTCGCTGAAGGAAAACCTGCTGCACGCCGAACTGAGCGAGGGCACCAACGCCTATGCCGTCGGCGGGACCCACAGGCATCTGGGCGAGTTCGATCAGGAGTTTTCCAAGCTGGCCGGTCGTTCGGTTCATGTGCAGTTCACTCCGCACCTGATCCCTGCAAACCGGGGCATTCTGGCCACGACCTACGTGAAAGGTGACCCGAATAGCATCTATGAAACGCTTGCAAAGGCCTACGCGGATGAGCCTTTCATTCAGATGCTGCGGATGGGCGAGACACCGTCGACTCACCACGTGCGCGGGTCCAACTTCTGTCATATCGGAGTTGTGGCAGATCGGATCGAACGGCGCGCGAACGTGATCGCGGCGCTGGATAACCTGACAAAAGGTAGCAGTGGCCAAGCCTTGCAGAACGCCAATCTGATGTTAGGTGAGACTGAAACCCGGGGCCTGATGATGGCACCGTTATTTCCGTGA
- a CDS encoding heme lyase CcmF/NrfE family subunit, whose translation MITELGHFALILAFFVAIVQSVVPLIGASKNWTGWMAFAEPAAIVQFLLTAFSFGALIWAFIVSDFSLRIVVENSHSAKPMIYKISGTWGNHEGSMLLWVLIVTLFGAMAAFFGGGLPPSLKARVLAVQSAIAVAFFAFILFTSNPFDRLAIAPFDGRDLNPLLQDPGLAFHPPFLYLGYVGLSMAFSFAIAALIEGRIDAAWGRWVRPWTLAAWVFLTIGIALGSWWAYYELGWGGFWFWDPVENASFMPWLLAAALLHSAIVVEKREALKSWTILLAIIAFGFSLIGTFIVRSGLLTSVHAFANDPERGVFILFILVVFIGGALTLFAARAQAMEAKGVFGMVSRESALIVNNVLLAVSCFVVFVGTMWPMVAEMMFDRKLSVGAPFFNAAFSPFMVLLGLILPIGAMLPWKRGRIGKTAWSLRYAFGLALAIALLVWAMQTGRSALGPVGLFLGAWITFGAIVDLWSRTGRNGSLKRLFRLPGADWGKAVAHTGLGVTIFAIAGLTAWEDEDIRVAQPNQPFEVGQFTLTLQDVRRVDGPNYFSTTADVLVEKNGRPIGTLHPEKRDYPVARMPTTEAAIDYRFLGDLYVVIGDQQADGGWVMRTYIKPLANWIWGGCILMALGGVLSLCDRRFRVAAGARKTPVGGVPAE comes from the coding sequence ATGATTACAGAGCTTGGCCACTTCGCCCTCATCCTCGCCTTTTTCGTCGCCATCGTGCAAAGCGTGGTGCCTCTGATCGGTGCGTCAAAAAACTGGACCGGCTGGATGGCTTTTGCCGAGCCTGCTGCCATCGTCCAGTTTCTGCTGACTGCATTTTCCTTCGGTGCGCTGATCTGGGCTTTCATCGTGTCGGACTTTTCGCTGCGGATCGTGGTCGAAAACAGTCATTCGGCCAAGCCGATGATCTACAAGATCAGCGGGACGTGGGGAAACCACGAAGGATCGATGCTGCTTTGGGTGCTGATTGTCACGCTGTTCGGAGCGATGGCGGCGTTCTTTGGGGGCGGGTTGCCCCCAAGCCTGAAGGCGCGTGTGCTTGCGGTTCAATCTGCCATTGCCGTGGCATTTTTTGCTTTCATACTGTTTACCTCGAACCCGTTTGACCGGCTGGCAATTGCGCCGTTTGACGGGCGGGATCTGAACCCGTTGTTGCAGGATCCCGGTTTGGCCTTCCACCCGCCATTTCTGTATCTCGGTTATGTGGGGCTGAGCATGGCGTTCAGTTTTGCGATCGCCGCGCTGATCGAAGGGCGTATCGATGCGGCATGGGGGCGCTGGGTTCGCCCATGGACGCTGGCTGCCTGGGTGTTTTTGACAATCGGCATCGCACTGGGGTCCTGGTGGGCCTATTACGAGCTGGGCTGGGGCGGTTTCTGGTTCTGGGATCCGGTTGAGAACGCCTCTTTCATGCCGTGGCTCCTGGCGGCAGCGCTGCTGCATTCGGCAATCGTTGTTGAAAAGCGCGAGGCGCTGAAAAGCTGGACCATCCTGCTGGCAATCATTGCCTTCGGGTTTTCGCTTATAGGAACATTCATCGTTCGTTCGGGGCTGCTGACTTCGGTTCACGCCTTTGCCAATGACCCGGAACGCGGGGTGTTCATCCTGTTCATTCTTGTGGTTTTCATCGGTGGGGCGCTGACTTTGTTTGCCGCGCGGGCGCAGGCGATGGAGGCCAAGGGTGTTTTCGGCATGGTCAGCCGCGAAAGCGCGCTGATCGTAAACAACGTCCTGCTGGCGGTCAGTTGTTTCGTGGTCTTTGTCGGTACGATGTGGCCGATGGTGGCCGAGATGATGTTTGATCGCAAACTCTCGGTCGGGGCGCCGTTTTTCAACGCTGCATTCTCTCCATTCATGGTTTTGCTGGGATTGATCCTTCCCATCGGGGCCATGTTGCCGTGGAAACGCGGGCGGATTGGAAAAACGGCCTGGTCGCTGCGCTATGCCTTTGGTCTGGCCCTGGCGATTGCCCTGCTGGTTTGGGCGATGCAGACCGGCCGCAGCGCTTTGGGGCCGGTGGGTCTGTTCCTTGGGGCGTGGATTACATTTGGCGCCATCGTTGATTTGTGGAGCCGTACGGGGCGCAACGGCAGCCTGAAACGCTTGTTCCGCCTGCCAGGTGCGGATTGGGGTAAAGCCGTCGCTCATACCGGGCTGGGTGTTACCATCTTTGCCATTGCAGGCCTGACTGCATGGGAGGACGAGGATATTCGCGTCGCCCAACCCAACCAACCTTTCGAAGTGGGACAGTTCACGCTGACGCTGCAAGATGTCCGTCGGGTCGATGGGCCGAACTATTTTTCGACCACGGCGGATGTTCTGGTTGAAAAGAATGGCCGCCCGATCGGGACATTGCACCCGGAAAAACGGGATTACCCCGTTGCGCGGATGCCCACGACCGAAGCGGCGATCGATTATCGTTTCCTCGGGGACCTTTACGTCGTGATTGGAGATCAACAGGCAGATGGCGGCTGGGTGATGCGAA
- a CDS encoding holin-associated N-acetylmuramidase, which translates to MQTVRQIASEIVRREGGYVNDPDDPGGATKFGVTIHTMRRLGLDLTGDGLVDVADVRALTRREAVDIFVQHYFEKPRIALLPDVLHAPVFDMYVNAGAQAVIILQRLLRDMGFDVVADGVIGAQTAQACEDAAQPDPNALRDAYGVARRNYYFRLADKRPASRKYARTRSGGKGGWIKRAEEFLSPRYRLKESEFMERVAAWG; encoded by the coding sequence ATGCAAACGGTTCGGCAGATTGCCAGTGAAATTGTGCGCCGGGAAGGCGGGTACGTGAATGACCCGGACGATCCGGGCGGGGCAACCAAGTTCGGTGTCACGATCCATACGATGCGCAGGCTTGGATTGGACCTGACCGGGGATGGGCTGGTTGACGTGGCGGATGTCCGGGCGCTTACTCGGCGCGAGGCGGTCGACATCTTTGTTCAGCACTACTTTGAAAAGCCACGCATCGCGCTGTTGCCGGATGTTCTGCATGCCCCTGTTTTTGACATGTATGTCAATGCCGGTGCGCAAGCAGTAATAATCCTGCAACGGCTTTTGCGTGATATGGGGTTTGACGTAGTGGCAGATGGCGTGATCGGCGCGCAAACGGCGCAGGCGTGCGAAGACGCGGCCCAACCAGATCCCAACGCGTTGCGCGATGCGTATGGCGTGGCGCGGCGGAACTATTACTTTCGGCTGGCCGACAAACGACCGGCATCCAGAAAATACGCGCGCACCCGATCCGGTGGCAAAGGAGGCTGGATCAAACGGGCCGAAGAGTTTCTGTCGCCACGCTATCGACTGAAGGAAAGTGAATTCATGGAAAGGGTTGCGGCATGGGGTTGA
- a CDS encoding lysophospholipid acyltransferase family protein, whose product MSSRRHVVRDISYAHSAETKGGRLVIRLMENTTGRLRLIKRADGYEQEVAKGRDFWSVMVDRYGLTLDVVGGALANIPKEGPLILIANHPYGILDGLMMGHILSQTRGDFRILANRVFRKAEDLNRIVLPVSFDETKEAVKLNLDTRKTALNYLGDGGAIGIFPGGTVSTGVNPFAHPMDPGWRGFTARMVAKSNATVVPVFFDGHTSRLFQIASHMHNTLRMGLLIKEFKKRVDTPVKVVIGTPIGRDILDPLGKDTRKMMDFLRKATYELSPTPLKSYDYGYEFEERHRA is encoded by the coding sequence ATGTCTTCTCGTCGTCATGTCGTTCGTGACATCTCGTATGCGCATTCCGCCGAAACCAAGGGGGGGCGGTTGGTCATCAGGCTGATGGAGAACACCACGGGACGGTTGCGTCTGATCAAACGGGCCGACGGTTACGAACAAGAAGTCGCAAAGGGTCGGGATTTTTGGTCGGTCATGGTCGATCGCTATGGATTGACCTTGGATGTCGTTGGTGGCGCACTAGCGAATATCCCCAAGGAAGGTCCGCTTATCCTGATTGCAAACCATCCATATGGAATTCTGGATGGGCTGATGATGGGGCATATATTGTCTCAGACCCGTGGTGATTTCCGAATTCTCGCAAATCGCGTTTTCCGCAAGGCCGAAGACCTGAACCGTATCGTTTTGCCTGTTTCGTTTGATGAAACCAAAGAAGCGGTGAAACTGAATCTGGATACGCGGAAGACCGCATTGAATTACCTTGGCGATGGCGGCGCGATCGGGATTTTCCCCGGGGGTACGGTCAGCACCGGCGTCAATCCGTTCGCGCATCCCATGGATCCGGGTTGGCGCGGTTTCACGGCCCGAATGGTGGCCAAGTCCAATGCCACCGTCGTTCCGGTGTTCTTCGACGGGCACACGTCACGTCTGTTTCAGATTGCAAGCCATATGCACAACACCCTGCGTATGGGGTTGCTGATCAAGGAATTCAAAAAACGTGTCGATACTCCGGTCAAAGTGGTGATTGGCACGCCTATCGGGCGCGACATTCTGGATCCGCTGGGCAAGGATACGCGCAAGATGATGGATTTCCTGCGCAAAGCGACGTATGAGCTGTCTCCGACACCGCTGAAGTCTTATGACTATGGCTATGAATTTGAGGAACGGCATCGCGCCTGA
- a CDS encoding glutamate racemase: protein MAVGIFDSGLGGLTVLSAAQTRLPDVDFLYYADSAHAPYGVRDAEDIYQLTRKAVQSLWDRGCNLVILACNTASAAALRRMQEEGVPEGKRVLGVFVPLIEALTERQWGDNSPPREVAVKHVALFATPATVSSRAFQRELAFRAIGVDVEAQACGGVVDAIEDGDMILAEALVRSHVEALKRKMPEPQAAILGCTHYPLMADVFQAALGPDVQVYSQGELVAESLADYLHRHPNMLGNGPGGFLTTGKPNVVSDRATQFLRRQITFEAA, encoded by the coding sequence ATGGCAGTAGGCATCTTTGATTCCGGATTGGGCGGTCTTACCGTCCTGAGCGCCGCGCAGACACGTCTGCCTGACGTTGATTTCCTGTATTACGCGGACAGCGCGCATGCCCCTTATGGTGTGCGCGATGCCGAGGACATCTATCAGCTGACCCGAAAGGCCGTGCAGAGCCTTTGGGATCGCGGCTGCAACTTGGTGATTCTGGCCTGCAACACCGCCAGCGCGGCGGCGCTGCGTCGGATGCAGGAAGAGGGCGTGCCCGAAGGCAAACGTGTGCTTGGTGTCTTTGTCCCGTTGATCGAGGCCCTGACCGAACGGCAATGGGGCGACAATTCCCCACCACGCGAAGTGGCGGTCAAGCATGTCGCCTTATTCGCCACGCCCGCCACTGTATCCAGCCGGGCCTTTCAGCGCGAGCTGGCGTTCCGGGCAATTGGCGTAGATGTCGAAGCGCAGGCATGTGGTGGCGTCGTGGATGCCATTGAAGACGGTGACATGATCCTGGCCGAGGCGCTGGTGCGCAGCCATGTGGAAGCCCTCAAGCGCAAGATGCCTGAACCGCAGGCGGCTATACTGGGCTGTACGCATTACCCGCTTATGGCTGACGTGTTTCAGGCGGCATTGGGACCTGACGTACAGGTCTATAGCCAGGGGGAGCTGGTTGCGGAAAGTCTTGCGGACTATCTGCATCGCCACCCTAACATGCTGGGTAACGGCCCGGGAGGGTTCCTGACGACGGGGAAACCCAATGTGGTGAGCGATCGGGCGACACAGTTCCTCCGACGACAAATCACATTCGAGGCCGCCTGA
- a CDS encoding holin family protein has translation MGLISGVLALLFGGGRNAVRETVEIYRENAESRAERATELQSQAMTQFGREFVVPQKGLFDRVMDGVNRLPRPALALGTLGLFVAAMVDPLWFAERMQGIALVPEPLWWLLGVIVSFYFGARHQSKMQDFQRDIGAAMQRLPTVMGNIETVRAMRSDSPGVADPGPDANLIQNASRPDANPALTDWRKLRAL, from the coding sequence ATGGGGTTGATCTCGGGGGTATTGGCGCTGCTGTTCGGGGGCGGTCGCAACGCTGTGCGTGAGACGGTTGAAATATACCGGGAAAACGCCGAGTCCCGTGCCGAGCGCGCGACAGAGTTGCAAAGTCAGGCAATGACGCAGTTCGGCCGAGAGTTCGTGGTTCCTCAAAAAGGCCTGTTCGACCGCGTCATGGATGGCGTGAACCGGTTGCCGCGCCCGGCCTTGGCGCTTGGAACGCTGGGATTGTTTGTTGCCGCGATGGTGGATCCGCTGTGGTTCGCTGAACGCATGCAGGGCATTGCGCTGGTGCCGGAACCTCTTTGGTGGTTGCTGGGCGTGATTGTCTCTTTTTATTTTGGCGCGCGCCATCAGAGCAAAATGCAGGATTTTCAGCGGGATATAGGCGCAGCCATGCAGCGGTTGCCGACGGTCATGGGGAACATAGAAACGGTGCGGGCCATGCGCAGCGACAGCCCGGGCGTCGCCGACCCCGGCCCCGATGCCAACCTGATACAGAACGCCTCGCGTCCTGATGCGAATCCAGCATTGACCGATTGGCGCAAGCTTCGGGCGCTTTGA
- the ccmE gene encoding cytochrome c maturation protein CcmE has protein sequence MKTLKKRRRVQVILVAVVALVASTALIGYAMRDGINFFRSPSQVIAEPPKPTEVFRIGGLVEEGSIIRGQGETVHFVVTDGGESVKVSFTGVLPDLFSENQGMVGTGRYVNGVFEATEILAKHDETYMPKEVMDALKEQGVYKGAEES, from the coding sequence ATGAAAACGCTCAAGAAACGTCGCCGAGTACAAGTCATTCTGGTAGCTGTCGTTGCCTTGGTGGCATCGACGGCGTTGATTGGCTATGCCATGCGCGACGGGATCAACTTTTTCCGCTCGCCAAGCCAGGTGATTGCCGAACCACCCAAGCCGACCGAGGTCTTTCGGATAGGCGGCTTGGTCGAAGAAGGTTCAATCATCCGTGGGCAGGGCGAAACCGTACATTTTGTCGTCACCGACGGCGGCGAAAGCGTCAAGGTTTCTTTCACCGGGGTTCTGCCTGATCTGTTTTCGGAAAATCAGGGCATGGTAGGCACTGGGCGTTACGTGAACGGTGTGTTCGAAGCCACTGAAATTCTTGCCAAACATGACGAAACCTATATGCCAAAAGAAGTCATGGACGCGTTGAAAGAGCAGGGCGTGTATAAAGGGGCTGAAGAAAGCTGA